Part of the Streptomyces sp. f51 genome is shown below.
ACAGGGATGGGCCGTGTCATCGCGGTGGGCCTGATGCTGTCGGGGATCGCCCTGCTCGGTGTGGTCACCGCGAACATCGCCGCCTGGTTCATCTCCCGGTTCGACAAGGACGACGTGGAGGAGCGGCGCCAGACCGCGGCGATCGAGGAGCTCGCGGCGCAGGTGCAGGCACTGCGGGCCGAGGTCGCCGCGCTCTCCTGCGTCCCGGGGATCCTGCCGCACCCCGTGTCGGCGGGGTCGGAGGAACACTCCCCCGGCTGACGGCCGTGGGCCCGCGCACCGCTCGGGAGCGGTGCGCGGGCCCACGGGTGCGGGGCGTCAAGGCCGGTGTCAGAGCAGGCCGTTGCCCGGTCCGCCGCCCAGCCAGATGATCGCCAGGAGGGTGTCTATCGCTCCCAGCACCAGGGCTATCAGGGCCGGCACCGGGCCCGATCCGGTCCAGCGGCGGCCCATGGCGAGCCATCCGCAGACCATCGCGGCCGGCCCGAGGACGATGCCCAGTGCGAAGAAGCCGGCCACCGCGCACACGGTGCCGATGATCCCCAGGGTCGCGCTGTCCGGCCCGGTCCGTGATCCTGTACGGCCACGTGAACGGGGGTACCTGCGCGTACCGTTTCCGAAGCCCGCCATCATCAACTCCTGAACTCCCGTGACCTGTCGGTCGGTTCGGGTCGATGGACCGGGTACCCCCGTTTCACGCTGGCAGACCCGCCCGTTGCCCGGGCGGGTCCGTCACGGAGGCGGGAGGCGTCAGATGTGACCGACGCCCGCGCCCGCCTCGGCGTTCTCGCCGCGCTTGGTGAGCAGCGCGACGAAGACGGCCACGACGGCGACCACGGCGGCGACGAGGCACGCGAGGCTCATGCCGGAGATGAACGTGTCGTGCGCGACCACCGAGATCTTCGCCGCTATCGCCTCCGGCGTGCCCTTGGCCACCGGCGCCGCGCCCTGCTGCACGGCCTGCGAGGCCAGGGCCTCCTGCGCGTCGGTGAGCTTGGGCAGGCCGGCCGCGACCCAGTTGCCCGCGAGGTCGTTGTCGACCTTCGAGGCCATCACGGCGCCCAGGACGGCCGTGCCGAGGCTGCCGCCGATCTGCATGGCGGCCTGCTGGAGACCGCCGGCGACACCGGAGAGCTCCATCGGGGCGTTGCCGACGATGACCTCGGTGGCGCCGACCATGACCGGCGCGAGGCCGAAGCCGAGGAGCGCGAACCAGATGGACATCAGGCCGCTGGAGGTGTCGGCCTTCAGCGTCGACATGCCGTACATGGCGATCGCGGTGGCCGCCATGCCGCTGGCGAGCGGGATGCGCGGGCCGAGCTTGGTGATGGCCAGGCCCGCGAGCGGGGAGCCGACGATCATCATGCCGGTGAGCGGGAGCAGGTGCAGGCCCGCGTCGACCGGGCTCATGCCGTGCACGTTCTGGAGGTAGAACGTCACGAAGAACAGGCCGCCCATGAAGGCGATGGCCATGAGCACCATCAGCACCACACCCGCCGAGAGCGGGACGGAGCGGAAGAGGCCGAGCGGGATCAGCGGCTCCTTCACGCGGGTCTCCCAGAAGGAGAACAGCCCGAAGCCGAGGACGGACAGACCGATGAAGAGCCAGGTCTTGCCGTCGCCCCAGCCCCAGGACGGGGCCTTGATCAAGGCCCACACCAGGCAGAACATCGCGCCGGACAGCAGCACGATGCCAAGGATGTCGAAGGAGCGCGGGGCGTTCTCGGCGCGGTGGTCCAGCAGGATCAGCAGGCCGAGCGTGAGGGCGATCAGGCCGACGGGCACGTTGATGAAGAACACCGACTGCCAGCTGACGTGCTGGACGAGCAGACCGCCGAGGATCGGGCCGCCCGCGGTGGAGGCGCCGATGACCATGCCCCAGATGCCGATGGCCATGTTCAGCTTCTCGGCCGGGAAGGTCGCGCGGAGCAGGCCGAGCGCGGCCGGCATGAGCAGCGCGCCGAACAGGCCCTGGAAGACGCGGAAGGTGACCACGAGGGCGATGGTGTGCGACAGGCCGATCGCGCCGGACGCGGCGGCGAAGCCGGTCACACCGATCAGGAAGGTCTGCCGGTGGCCGAAGCGGTCGCCGAGCTTGCCCGCGGTGATGAGGGAGACCGCGAGGGCGAGGAAGTAGGCGTTGGTGATCCACTGGACGTCGGCGAAGGTGGCGCCGAGGTCCTTGGCGATGGCCGGGTTGGCGATGGCCACGATGGTGCCGTCGAGGGCCACCATCATCACCCCGACCGCGACGGTGATGAGGGTGAACCAGGGGTGGCCTCGCAGGCCCCGGGCGGGAGCGCCGTCCGCCGGGGCGGCGGGTGCCTCGCCCCCCTGTCCCGTCGTCTCGATGGTGGTCTGACTAGTCATGCGCGGGAGGCTAGTGACAGCCACTGACAATTGACAAACCGATTCACAAGTCGGTAACTGTCACGTCACTCACAGATAGGCTGAACTGGGCGAACTGTTGGCGAAGGAGAAGTGCGGCACCATGACGGACACGGTCCCCCCGGCTCACGCGCCGCGTCCCGGGCTGCGGGAACGCAAGAAGCAGCGCACCCGGGACGCTCTGCTGCGGGCCGCCCTCGAACTGTTCACCTCGCAGGGGTACGAGCGGACCACCGTCGACGAGATCGCCGAGGCCGTCGACGTCTCCCAGCGCACCTTCTTCCGCTACTTCGCCGGCAAGGAGGACGCCGCCCTGTTCCTCCAGCGGCTCACCGAGTCGCATTTCATCGCCGCGGTGCGCGAACGACCGGCCCACGAGGCCCCGTTGGAGGCGCTGCGCCGTGCGGTCCTGGAGAGCTGGGACACCATCGGCGAGGCGATCGAGGAGGTGGTGCCCATCGAACTGCACATGCGCACCTACCGGTTGATCGAGTCGACTCCCGCGCTGCTCGCCGTGCATCTGCGCCGCTCCGAGGAGATCGAGGAGGAGATCGCGCGGCTCATCGCCGACCGCGAGGGCCTCGACGTGGACACGGACCCGCGCCCGCGCATCGCGGTCGCGGTGTTCGGCGGCGTGATGCGGGTCACGGGCCGCATGTGGGGCGCGGGCGAGGACACCAGCGTCGAGGCGATCCGCGAGCTGACCGCGGCCTATCTCGACCATGTGGGGCCCGCGTTGGCGGAGAAGTGGGACACCGCACCGCGGTGACGACGGGTGACGTCGCGTGACTCTTCGTGACGTCACGTCACCTCGGGGCGGTCCGCACCCCTCGTACGGAACCTCGCGCACACCCGCGCTCGTTGTTACGGATGACACCCGGCGAGTTGTTCCGCGAGGGACTCCACGGAATCACAACACCCCCATACGCAGCGTCACATATCGCACACGCGTAGCAGAAATGTCCGTACACAGTGTGACCATTTAACTCAAACTGAACCCGGTTTGCCCCAATCACCCCATCAGAAACGTGATCCCAGTCACTCGTTTAACGGGAGGCTCCCCACTTCTCCTAGGGTGTCCTCTCAGTGACTTCCTTCGACACCACCCCCCAACTCAACGTCTGGCGCGCACTGCTCGCGCTGGCCGTGGTGTTCGTGATGCTGGCCACCAGTGGCTGGACCGCGATCCACAGCCACCGCGCAGCCTCGGCGCTCCAGGCGTCCCGCTCCGCGTGGGCGCACGGCAGCGTGGCCGGACACCGGCTGCCCGCCCTCGACTCCGATCCGGCTCTGCTGGCCCAGTTCTTCACCACGCTCGACGCGCACCAGCGTTCACGGCTCGCCCACCGCTATCCGCTCGCGGTCGGCAACATGAACGGGGCGCCGGTGACCCTGCGCTACGCGGCGAACCGGGTCGCGCTCAAGCACGAACGCGCGGTCGAACGCGGGCGCATGCACGACGACCGGCTCTCCTCCGCCGGCCACTACGACGCGGGCCGCCGGATGCACCGCTACGACGCGCTGCTGGACAAGGGCCGCAAGATCCTCGCCTTCGACCCCAACGGCTCGGGCCGGGTCGCGGAGGTCTTCGGCGACCTCGACACGGCCCGCCGCGTCTCGGTCGTGGTCCCCGGTGTCGACACCGACCTGCTCACCTTCCAGCGCACGTACAAGCAGTACTCGGCACCCGTGGGCATGGCGGGCGCGCTGTACCGCGAGGAGCGCTCGGCTGACCCCGCCGCGCGTACGGCCGTGATCGCGTGGGCGGACTACACGGCGCCCAGCGGTCTCGGCATCGACTCGGCCACCGCCATGCGGGCCGAGGAGGGCGCGGTGCGGCTGAACGCGCTGGTGCGGGCGCTGCCCGGCGGCTCGCAGGTGGCGCTGTACTGCCACAGCTACGGCTCGGTCCTGTGCGGGGTGGCCGCTTCCTCGCTGCCCTCCAGGGTCTCCGACATAGCCGTGGCGGGAAGCCCCGGCATGCGGGCGGCCCGGGCGGCGAACCTGCACACCACCGCCCGGGTCTGGGCGATGCGCGACGCGGACGACTGGATCCAGGACGTACCGCACATGGAGGTCGGGGGCCTCGGGCACGGAGCGGACCCGGTGTCGAAGGGGTTCGGGGCACGTGTGCTGTCCGCCGAGGGCGCGAAGGGCCACGCCGGCTACTTCCAGCCGGGCACGGAGAGTCTCCGCAACTTTGCGGAGATCGGGATCGGCGCGTACCGCAATGTCAGCTGCGCGCGCGACGACGACGCCTGCCGGACGGGTTTGTCCGCCGGTACGTCGGCCTGACGCGCGTAGAGGACGAAGAACTGCGGTCCGCCCAGAGAGGCGACGGAGGCTTGCGTGCCGCATACGATGGCCCGCATGGGTGACGTACTGGCCGGTTTTCATGCCGCCTGGGAGTTCGAGTCCGACTCCGTGCTCATCCGCTTCGAACGGGGGATCCGCACACCGAAGCTGTTCCAGGCGCTCGGTGAACGCCGTATCCCCCTGGAGGCGATCTCGGCGGTGACGCTGGCGCCGGGGAAGCGAGGCACGGTCGTTCTGCGTGCGGTGCCGCGGCCCGGCGCCGATCCGCTGATGGAGGCGGCCGCGGGACAGCTCAAGGAAGGGTGCGATCCGTACCGGCTGGTGCTGCCGGCCGACCGCGAGACGCTCGCGGAGTACTACGCGGACGAGCTGCGCGGCCGGATCACGACGGACGACGAGCCCGCCGAGCGTTTTCTCGTGAAGCCGCCCGAGCGGCCGCTGGTCTTCAAGGCCTACGACGGGAAGGCGTCCTTCGACGGCAAGACGGTGTCCTTCCGCTGGTTCAGGACGGGCGCGTCCTCGGCGAAGTGGAAGGCCGGCGACCAGACGTTCCCGGTCTCCGCGCTGTGCGGGGTCGAGTGGCGCTCCCCCGAGGTGTTCGAGGGCCATCTGCGGCTGCTGCGGCGGGATCCCGCGCCGGCGCATCCCGCGCAGGCGGACCAGGACCCCGCGGCCGTCGTCTTCGGGCTCGGGTACGGGCCCGTCCACGAGTCGCTGCCGTTCGCGGCGGCCGTGCTCGCCGCCTCGCGCTCCGCGAGTCCCGCGCCCGCGGTCGCCGCTCCCGTGCCGCACCGCGACCCGGCCGACATCGCCGAACGGATCCGGCATCTCGGGGAACTGCACGAGGCCGGGCTCGTCACGGACGAGGAGTTCTCCTTCAAGAAGGCGGAACTGCTCGCCCAGCTGTAGCGGGCCGGCACCCGGGGGCGCCGGCCACACCCGTCCGCGGGCCGGACCGTCCGCCCTCGGAGCCGTCCTTTGTCAGGACCGCTCCGAGGCGAGGGCACGGCTCGCGTCCCCGTAGAAGCCGATCTTCCGGTCGAGCACGGCCAGCGTGTCCTGGAGTTCCGCGATCCGGGCCCGGACGTCCCGGCGGGTGGCCTCCAGGAGCTCGTAGCGGTCCATGTACGTGTGGTCGCCGGCGCGCACCATCTCCGCGTAGCGGACCATGTCGGCGACCGGCATACCGGTGAGACGGAGCTTGCCGACGAGGCCGAGCCAGTCCAGGTCGCGGTTGCTGTAGCGGCGCTGGCCGGTGTGCGAGCGGTCGATGTGCGGCATGAGGCCGATGCGCTCGTACCAGCGCAGGGTGTGCGCGCTGAGGCCGGTGAAGGCGACGACCTCGCTGATCGTGTAGTTGTCCCGGCCGTCGGGGCGCCGCGGTTCCCGCTCGGGAGGCTCGGCGCAGGTGTCGGTCCCGGTGGCCTCGGCTGTGGTCTCCATCACCGTCATGCCCCCACGCTAAAACCTTGGAGTGCACTCCAGGCAAGCCGAACCGGCCGAAAATGCCGGGACATGGCCGGGAGGTGCTGGCTACCGTGCCGATCATGAGTCTCGTACGCCGTGCCACGCCCGAGGACGCCCCGGAAGTGCTGCGCCTGCGCCAGGTGATGATCCACGCGCTCTTCGACGCCGGCTCCTCCAGTTCCTGGCACGCCACCTCGCTGCCCACCGTCCGGGCGAAGCTCGCCGACACCGAGGGCTCCTTCGCCGCGTTCGTGATCGACCACCCGGACCGGCCGGGAGCGCTCGCGTCCCTCGTCGCGGGGACGGTCGACTACCGGATCGGGCGCGAGGACAATCCGCACGGCGCGGTCGGGCACGTCTTCAGCGTCGCCACCGATCCGGACGCCCGGCACCGCGGTTACGCCCGCGCCGGTATGGAGGCCCTTCTCGACTGGTTCCGCGGACGCGGGGTCGCCCAGGTCGACCTGAACGCGTCCGCCGAGGCCGAGCCGCTGTACGCGGCCCTCGGCTTCGTCCGCAAGCGCGACCCCTCGATGCGGCTCACCCTTTGACCCGCTTAGGCTCGGGTCATGTCCTTGCAGAGCCTGGCGCTGATCTCGAACTGGCCCGTTCCCACCGCCGCCGCCGCGGTCGTCCGCGCGGACGGCACCGTGGCCGGGTCGCACGGTCCCGGCGGCCACCGGTTCGCCTTGGCCTCCGTCACCAAGCCGCTCGCCGCGTACGCCGCGCTCGTCGCGTACGAGGAGGGGGCGATCGAGCTCGACGAACCCGCCGGGCCCGCCGGTTCGACGGTCCGCCATCTGCTCGCGCACACCTCGGGCCTGGCGTTCGACGAGCACCGGGCGACCTTCACGCCCGGGCAGCGGCGGCTGTACTCCAACGCCGGCTTCGAGGTGCTCGGGGACCACATCGCCAAGGCCGCGGACATGCCCTTCGCGGAGTATCTGCGCCAGGCGGTCCTCGAACCGCTCGGCATGACGGGGACGACGCTGGACGGTTCGCCCGCGAAGGACGGCGTCTCGACGGTGGACGACCTCGTCCGCTTCGCCGCCGAGCTCCAGGCGCCGCGGCTGCTCGACCCGCGCACGGTCGCGGAGGCGATGACCGTGCAGTACCCCGGGACCAAGGGCGTGCTGCCCGGCTACGGCCACCAGAACCCCAACGACTGGGGGCTCGGCTTCGAGATCCGCGACTCCAAGTCGCCGCACTGGACCGGGACTTCGTCCTCGCCGCGCACGTTCGGCCACTTCGGTCAGGCCGGTACGTTCCTGTGGGTCGACCCGGTCGCGGGCGCCGCCTGTGTCGCGCTGACCGACCGGAACTTCGGGCCCTGGGCGATCGAGGCGTGGACGCCGTTCACCGACGCGGTGCTGGCCGAACTCGCCTCCTGACAAGGGCGGGGTCAGACGGCGGCCATCTCCCACACCAGCAGCTCCGCCGGGGCCCCGGCGACCAGTTCCAGGTCCTTCGCCCCGGTGATCCGGGCCGCGTCCCCCTCGCCCAGCTCCACGCCGTCCAGTCGGACCTCGCCGCGCACGACATGGACGTAGACGCAGGGCGCGTCGGGGACGGCCGTGCGCTCGCCCGCCGTCAGCCGGCGCACATGGAGCATGGCCCCCGCCTCGGGGACGGCGTACGGGGTGGAGTCGGCGATGCCGCGGACGGTCTCGTAGGCCGGGTCACCGCCGGGCTCGATCGGCGCCAGCCACATCTGGACGAAGACCAGCGGCAGCTCGCCGTCGTTGCGCTCGACGTGGCGGACACCGCCCGCGGAGCTCAGCCGCTGCACGTCACCGTGGCGCAGCACCGACACGTTCCCCGCCGAGTCGCGGTGGGTCAGCTCGCCCTCCACCACCCAGGTGACGATCTCGGTGTGACTGTGCGGGTGCTCGTCGAAACCCGCGCCGGGGGCCAGCCGCTCCTCGTTGCAGGCGATCACCGCGCCGACCCGGAGGTTGTCGGGGTCGTAGTGCGGTCCGAAGGAAAAGGCGTGGAGCGAGGAGATCCCGGCTTCCGGGTCCCCTCCGCGGTAGCGCTCGTCGGCGCGGCGGACGTCCATCACTCCCCCACGGTAGCCCGGCACCGCGAACCACCCCTCTCTTACTTACGACCCGCCGCCGCACGGCTGCGTCCGGATAAGGCAGTCTTGTCCCGTGCCCGAACCCGAAGCCAGCAACACCGAGCGCCCAGCGCACGACGTCGACTCGCACACCGCGACCCTCAAGCGGCTGGAGAAGTCGGCGGGCAGTCTCGCCGCCCAGGCCATCACGCGGATGGACGAGACGCTGCCGTGGTACCGGGCCATGCCACCGGAGAACCGGTCGTGGATCGGTCTTGTGGCCCAGGCCGGTATCGCGGCCTTCACGGAGTGGTTCCGTCACCCGGACGCGCCCCAGGCCATCTCCACCGACGTCTTCGGCACCGCGCCACGCGAGCTGACCAGGGCCATCACGCTGCGCCAGACGGTGGAGATGGTGCGGACGACAATCGAGGTCATGGAATCGGCCATCGACGAGGTGGCGGCCCCCGGCGACGAGTCCGTGCTGCGCGAGGCGCTGCTGGTCTACGCCCGAGAGATCGCCTTCGCCACCGCCCAGGTGTATGCGCAGGCGGCGGAGGCGCGCGGCGCGTGGGACGCCCGTCTGGAGTCGCTCGTGGTGAACGCCGTGCTCTCCGGCGAGGCCGACGAGGGCGCCGTCTCCCGGGCCGCCGCGCTCGGGTGGAACTCGCCCGAACATGTCTGCGTGGTGCTGGGCACGGCACCCGACGGTGACAGCGAGCTGACGGTCGAGGCGATCCGGCGGGCGGCGCGGCACGCCAAGCTCCAGGTGCTGACGGGGGTGCTCGGGGACCGGCTGGTCGTCATCGCGGGCGGCAGCGACAACCCGCTCGCCGTGGCCAAGTCGCTGATCGGGCCGTATGCCGCCGGATCGGTCGTCGCCGGGCCGATCGTGCCCGATCTGCTGGCCGCGACCCGGTCCGCGCAGGCCGCGGCGGCCGGGCTCAAGGCGTGTTTCGCCTGGCAGGACGCCCCGCGTCCGGTTCTGGCGGACGATCTGCTGCCGGAGCGCGCGATCGCAGGAGACCCGTCTGCCCGCGAGCAGTTGGTGGAGGAGATCTACAGACCGCTGGAGGAGGCGGGCTCGGCGCTCCTGGAGACGCTCGCCGTCTATCTGGAGCAGGCGAGCAGCCTAGAAGGCGCGGCCCGGATGCTGTTCGTCCATCCCAACACCGTGCGCTACCGGCTGCGACGTGTGACTGACGTCACCGGCTGGTCGCCCTCGGATGTTCGGTCGGCGTTCACGCTGCGGATCGCGCTGATCCTGGGGCGTCTGGCCGATGGAGATCCACAAACATAGGGTTTTGTCGGGGACCTACAATTCCCCCTCGTGTTCTTCGTCCCTGTCCCCACGGGCGGCCGTGGCCGTCCACAAGAGAGAGTGTGAGAGTGCTCGTACTCGTCGCTCCCGGCCAGGGCGCTCAGACGCCCGGCTTCCTGACTCCTTGGCTCGACCTCCCCGGCGCCGCCGAACGCCTCGCCGCGTGGTCGGACGCCATCGGGCTGGACCTTGCCCACTACGGCACGCAGGCCGACGCGGACGCGATCCGTGACACGGCCGTCGCGCAGCCTCTCCTGGTCGCCGCCGGTCTGCTGTCCGCCGCCGCGCTCGGTGACGTCACCCCCGGTGCCGTCGCCGGCCACAGCGTCGGCGAGATCACCGCCGCCGCGTTCGCGGGAGTGCTCGACGACACTGCCGCGCTGACCCTCGTACGCAGGCGTGGCCTGGCGATGGCCGAGGCCGCCGCCGTCACGCAGACCGGTATGTCGGCGCTGCTCGGCGGGGACCCGGACACGACGGTCGCGCACCTGGAGAAGCTGGGTCTGACCCCGGCGAACGTGAACGGCGCGGGCCAGATCGTGGCCGCCGGCACGCTGGAGCAGCTGGCGGCGCTGGAGGCGGACAAGCCCGAGGGTGTCCGGCGGGTCGTGGCCCTGAAGGTGGCGGGCGCGTTCCACACGCACCACATGGCTCCCGCGGTCGACGCGCTGGCGAAGGCCGCCGAGGAACTGACGCCGGCCGACCCGCGGGTCACCTACGTCTCGAACCGTGACGGCCAGGCGGTGGCCTCCGGTGCCGAGGTCGTCTCCCGCCTGGTCGGCCAGGTCGCCAACCCGGTCCGCTGGGACCTGTGCATGGAGACCTTCCGGGAACTCGGCGCGACCGCGCTGATCGAGGTGTGCCCCGGCGGCACGCTGACCGGTCTCGCCAAGCGCGCGCTGCCCGGCGTCCCGACGCTGGCCCTGAAGACCCCCGACGACCTGGACGCGGCTCGCGAGCTCATCGCCGAGCACGGCGCCGCCTGAGGAGCCCGAGAGCATGTCGAAGATCAAGGCACCCAAGGGCGCTCCGTTCGCGCGCATCCTCGGCGTCGGCGGCTACCGTCCCGTCCGGGTCGTGCCCAACGAGGTGATCCTGGAGACCATCGACTCGTCCGACGAGTGGATCCGTTCGCGTTCGGGCATCGAGACCCGGCACTGGGCCTCCGACGAGGAGACGGTCGCCGCGATGTCGATCGAGGCGTCCGGCAAGGCCATCGCCGACGCCGGGATCAACGCCGACCAGATCGGCGCCGTGGTGGTCTCCACCGTGTCGCACTTCGCCCAGACCCCGGCCATCGCCACCGAGATCGCCGACAAGCTCGGCACGAACAAGGCCGCGGCCTTCGACATCTCGGCCGGCTGCGCGGGCTTCGGCTACGGCCTGACCCTCGCCAAGGGCATGATCGTCGAGGGTTCCGCGGAGTA
Proteins encoded:
- a CDS encoding small hydrophobic protein, which gives rise to MMAGFGNGTRRYPRSRGRTGSRTGPDSATLGIIGTVCAVAGFFALGIVLGPAAMVCGWLAMGRRWTGSGPVPALIALVLGAIDTLLAIIWLGGGPGNGLL
- a CDS encoding MFS transporter encodes the protein MTSQTTIETTGQGGEAPAAPADGAPARGLRGHPWFTLITVAVGVMMVALDGTIVAIANPAIAKDLGATFADVQWITNAYFLALAVSLITAGKLGDRFGHRQTFLIGVTGFAAASGAIGLSHTIALVVTFRVFQGLFGALLMPAALGLLRATFPAEKLNMAIGIWGMVIGASTAGGPILGGLLVQHVSWQSVFFINVPVGLIALTLGLLILLDHRAENAPRSFDILGIVLLSGAMFCLVWALIKAPSWGWGDGKTWLFIGLSVLGFGLFSFWETRVKEPLIPLGLFRSVPLSAGVVLMVLMAIAFMGGLFFVTFYLQNVHGMSPVDAGLHLLPLTGMMIVGSPLAGLAITKLGPRIPLASGMAATAIAMYGMSTLKADTSSGLMSIWFALLGFGLAPVMVGATEVIVGNAPMELSGVAGGLQQAAMQIGGSLGTAVLGAVMASKVDNDLAGNWVAAGLPKLTDAQEALASQAVQQGAAPVAKGTPEAIAAKISVVAHDTFISGMSLACLVAAVVAVVAVFVALLTKRGENAEAGAGVGHI
- a CDS encoding TetR family transcriptional regulator codes for the protein MTDTVPPAHAPRPGLRERKKQRTRDALLRAALELFTSQGYERTTVDEIAEAVDVSQRTFFRYFAGKEDAALFLQRLTESHFIAAVRERPAHEAPLEALRRAVLESWDTIGEAIEEVVPIELHMRTYRLIESTPALLAVHLRRSEEIEEEIARLIADREGLDVDTDPRPRIAVAVFGGVMRVTGRMWGAGEDTSVEAIRELTAAYLDHVGPALAEKWDTAPR
- a CDS encoding alpha/beta hydrolase, with amino-acid sequence MTSFDTTPQLNVWRALLALAVVFVMLATSGWTAIHSHRAASALQASRSAWAHGSVAGHRLPALDSDPALLAQFFTTLDAHQRSRLAHRYPLAVGNMNGAPVTLRYAANRVALKHERAVERGRMHDDRLSSAGHYDAGRRMHRYDALLDKGRKILAFDPNGSGRVAEVFGDLDTARRVSVVVPGVDTDLLTFQRTYKQYSAPVGMAGALYREERSADPAARTAVIAWADYTAPSGLGIDSATAMRAEEGAVRLNALVRALPGGSQVALYCHSYGSVLCGVAASSLPSRVSDIAVAGSPGMRAARAANLHTTARVWAMRDADDWIQDVPHMEVGGLGHGADPVSKGFGARVLSAEGAKGHAGYFQPGTESLRNFAEIGIGAYRNVSCARDDDACRTGLSAGTSA
- a CDS encoding DUF4429 domain-containing protein, encoding MARMGDVLAGFHAAWEFESDSVLIRFERGIRTPKLFQALGERRIPLEAISAVTLAPGKRGTVVLRAVPRPGADPLMEAAAGQLKEGCDPYRLVLPADRETLAEYYADELRGRITTDDEPAERFLVKPPERPLVFKAYDGKASFDGKTVSFRWFRTGASSAKWKAGDQTFPVSALCGVEWRSPEVFEGHLRLLRRDPAPAHPAQADQDPAAVVFGLGYGPVHESLPFAAAVLAASRSASPAPAVAAPVPHRDPADIAERIRHLGELHEAGLVTDEEFSFKKAELLAQL
- a CDS encoding MerR family transcriptional regulator, with amino-acid sequence MTVMETTAEATGTDTCAEPPEREPRRPDGRDNYTISEVVAFTGLSAHTLRWYERIGLMPHIDRSHTGQRRYSNRDLDWLGLVGKLRLTGMPVADMVRYAEMVRAGDHTYMDRYELLEATRRDVRARIAELQDTLAVLDRKIGFYGDASRALASERS
- a CDS encoding GNAT family N-acetyltransferase, translated to MSLVRRATPEDAPEVLRLRQVMIHALFDAGSSSSWHATSLPTVRAKLADTEGSFAAFVIDHPDRPGALASLVAGTVDYRIGREDNPHGAVGHVFSVATDPDARHRGYARAGMEALLDWFRGRGVAQVDLNASAEAEPLYAALGFVRKRDPSMRLTL
- a CDS encoding serine hydrolase domain-containing protein; its protein translation is MSLQSLALISNWPVPTAAAAVVRADGTVAGSHGPGGHRFALASVTKPLAAYAALVAYEEGAIELDEPAGPAGSTVRHLLAHTSGLAFDEHRATFTPGQRRLYSNAGFEVLGDHIAKAADMPFAEYLRQAVLEPLGMTGTTLDGSPAKDGVSTVDDLVRFAAELQAPRLLDPRTVAEAMTVQYPGTKGVLPGYGHQNPNDWGLGFEIRDSKSPHWTGTSSSPRTFGHFGQAGTFLWVDPVAGAACVALTDRNFGPWAIEAWTPFTDAVLAELAS
- a CDS encoding pirin family protein → MDVRRADERYRGGDPEAGISSLHAFSFGPHYDPDNLRVGAVIACNEERLAPGAGFDEHPHSHTEIVTWVVEGELTHRDSAGNVSVLRHGDVQRLSSAGGVRHVERNDGELPLVFVQMWLAPIEPGGDPAYETVRGIADSTPYAVPEAGAMLHVRRLTAGERTAVPDAPCVYVHVVRGEVRLDGVELGEGDAARITGAKDLELVAGAPAELLVWEMAAV
- a CDS encoding helix-turn-helix domain-containing protein, translating into MPEPEASNTERPAHDVDSHTATLKRLEKSAGSLAAQAITRMDETLPWYRAMPPENRSWIGLVAQAGIAAFTEWFRHPDAPQAISTDVFGTAPRELTRAITLRQTVEMVRTTIEVMESAIDEVAAPGDESVLREALLVYAREIAFATAQVYAQAAEARGAWDARLESLVVNAVLSGEADEGAVSRAAALGWNSPEHVCVVLGTAPDGDSELTVEAIRRAARHAKLQVLTGVLGDRLVVIAGGSDNPLAVAKSLIGPYAAGSVVAGPIVPDLLAATRSAQAAAAGLKACFAWQDAPRPVLADDLLPERAIAGDPSAREQLVEEIYRPLEEAGSALLETLAVYLEQASSLEGAARMLFVHPNTVRYRLRRVTDVTGWSPSDVRSAFTLRIALILGRLADGDPQT
- a CDS encoding ACP S-malonyltransferase; translation: MLVLVAPGQGAQTPGFLTPWLDLPGAAERLAAWSDAIGLDLAHYGTQADADAIRDTAVAQPLLVAAGLLSAAALGDVTPGAVAGHSVGEITAAAFAGVLDDTAALTLVRRRGLAMAEAAAVTQTGMSALLGGDPDTTVAHLEKLGLTPANVNGAGQIVAAGTLEQLAALEADKPEGVRRVVALKVAGAFHTHHMAPAVDALAKAAEELTPADPRVTYVSNRDGQAVASGAEVVSRLVGQVANPVRWDLCMETFRELGATALIEVCPGGTLTGLAKRALPGVPTLALKTPDDLDAARELIAEHGAA